The region CATAACTCATTTCAAAGTGGCAGGGCAAAAGATGATAGTTTGAAACAAAACGCCAATAGGCACTCACAGCGGAGAAGTTTGGATAGAGTGCTTCCAAATCCTCTAGAGATGCAAAGGTAGAGAAGATGCCAAGGTTCTTTTGTAGCCATTCTTGACTCCCATTGACAGATGAGATGCAGCCTGGATCTGAGTAAGAGAAGATAGGACATACATTGGGTGGGTGCTCATATTGCAAGAGCTATGAAGACATAAGCAAACTGAGCCCAAGAGGCTGCTTTTACCTGATGAATCATTTCTTGAGAGGAATGGTTGGATGAGATGAGTGAAGACTGTTTGCTGTCTGTTGCTGTCCATGAATGGCCTTTGATTGCTGAATTCCTTGACGCTAAAAATTGAGGAGAGACTTTAGGCATCTGCACATTGAGTGCTGCAAAACAGTTGAGAGTGGAGTAGTATATCATATATGTACTTACACAATCTGGTACGTGAGGCAACTGAAGTTTTTGGTGCTAAGACAGAATAGGAAGTTTGTGGATGGAGACGATAGGAAGGGCCGGATCGTTTTCTGGAACCAATTGCTGATGAAATCCTCATTCTGTAGTTGTGCCTGGCTGAAGTTGGCAAGTTTCACCTCTCCTAGAGCCTCGAGAGCATTTGACAAAGCTGGGCTGCTGTTGTTGGGGGCCTGGGATTTGGGAAGAAAATGGTTAGATATACAATTTGCACAGAAAAATAATCAGTATAATGTTTGGCCTATGATTGGATTTACCGTGGTGGTGAATGTCTCAAGGGCCCGGTCCAGAGCAGGAGAAGTTCTTTGGAAGAAAAGCTTCCAGACCTCAACTGGGTATGTCGTTTGGCTTTCCAGTGAGCATTTCAATAATGTGGCCAACTTATTTTGTGTGAGATTTGTGGCCTTTAGGGTG is a window of Cololabis saira isolate AMF1-May2022 chromosome 16, fColSai1.1, whole genome shotgun sequence DNA encoding:
- the LOC133462178 gene encoding uncharacterized protein LOC133462178, encoding MNRTFLIISTRFPTFNQRDFYVWFNVKLASILASFTPQMLMIATSSVNCTTYHVVVSGLARVFPDIPLHRQRGITDALLDYLTSSASVINKPEDLICAAVNRSQLQQALAIDNSSSVLCNFTITQHACSLATNLTQNKLATLLKCSLESQTTYPVEVWKLFFQRTSPALDRALETFTTTAPNNSSPALSNALEALGEVKLANFSQAQLQNEDFISNWFQKTIRPFLSSPSTNFLFCLSTKNFSCLTYQIVVKEFSNQRPFMDSNRQQTVFTHLIQPFLSRNDSSALAI